AGGCGCGCCCAATGTTCCTGTCATCAGAAGGTTTGCTCTCAACAGGCGtcataaaacaaaattatacaGAATAAAAGGCAGGAGTACttcatatttgaaaattttgtattggCAGTCTTTTTGCGAAAGTCGATAGAGATGGAGACCAGACCGTATCCATTTCTGAAGTAGAAGCGCTAATTGAAGACCTTAAGTCAGGAAAAGTGGACGTAGAGAAAGAATACGCGATAGCAGAGGTACTGAAAACATTCGATTTGAACAAAGACGGAACCATAACCGAAGGTGAGTTTGTTGAGGGATTCAAAAAGTGGATACATGAAGCCAAGCACTTAGCTGAAGATGGAAGCTCTCACTCCAGGAAATCGTTACGCCAGGCAAGTTCTTGCTGTTAAATTCTTCACCAAAATAGGACCACAGTAAAACATAAGCTCATTGTTGGGAAAAGTCTTTAACAAGTGTCTcctaatttgcaaaaaaaaatatgttcacAAGTTTTTAGATTCAAAGAATTTTGCAGCGCCTTGCAATAGTGGCATATTTACCGTATTGACAGTTCGACTagaaaccttttttttgaaaattccatGCAGGTTGTACAACCGTGGATTGAGAAGAGAAAGCACGAACTTGTCAAGATTGAGCGTCTTATGTCACGAATTCTGAAACATGTTCAAAACCAAGCTTTTGAAGCTGATGGCCTTGTCACTGACGATGGAAGGCCCAATGTAGACCGCATAAAAAGGTTAGTCCAACCTCTTTTGTTTCCTcgatttttctttattgcacTTAGGCTTGTCAGTGGGCCGGATCCGATAAATTCAAATCtgataagactcgaatccgatagtggtaaccgaatccgaaaaattcggatccgatctgaaaacttttttacttcataaattttagcaaaaaaaaaaatttaattttttgaaaaaaaaattattttccaaaaaaaaatattttaatttaaaataaaaataaaacttcttaaacatttttttttcaaaataaaaaatttacagttttttttaaaaaacttaaaaataaaattatttcggatcgaattgataacggatttaatctgatccgatccgtatttggattaccggaATCGGATTGtcggatcgacgttatcggattcggattggaTTTTTTGGATCCGGATCAGATCCAGTCTATTGACATACCTAATTGCACTTTTGTCTTTGCTAATACACTTATTGGCTTTTGCAGTCTCTTTGAGGAGTATGATTCTAATCACAACAAACTTATATCGCAATCTGAGTTGAAAGAAGTGATCCAAAATATTAGATTCGGAAAATTTCCACTGGATCATGACTTGGTAGCGGAGAATGTGATGAAAGATTTCGATGAAGATGGTGACCAAATGATCAGTGAGCAAGAATTCGTCAATGGATTCACAAAGTGGATTCACAAGGCCACCCACATAGCCAATTCAAAAGACAGCAAAAACTTCATCGATGAATTCGACAAAGTAAATAGCATCCTCCTTCATGATGATCTATTCAAGGAACGGcaaatgtatatatattcacaaaacATAGTCATCATGTCATAACAGATTCCTGTACTTTGATTTCGCAGATTGCATGGAAGGAAGTTGACTCACTAATGTATGAAAAGGAAGAGAACAGAGGCATCATTCATAAGTTATTATCGCGGGATTGCATAAAATCGGTACTACAAATAATCTTGGGGGCTGCAATCGTCAGCTTCCTTGCAGAGCCTCTTATATACAGTATTCTAGACTTATCCACTGCTCTAGGACTGTCTACTTTCTACATCTCATTCGTGATAATTCCGTTCGCATTGAAATTTAAGATGGCGGTATCAGCAATATTTCCTGCAAGCCAAAAGAGCTTAAAAACAGCTTCCTTGACATTTTCAGAGGTCATTCTCCCTCTTAATCTTATAACCTCTCTCTAAAACCATCATATATAGTACTGATAAACTTTGCGGGTTCATACATTGGCAACCCGAAAGAAGTAGGTCCACGGTGACaatatttcttgatttgttggTTGCAGATTTATGGCGGGGTGGTCATGAACAACATAACGGGCTTGTCGATACTTCTGGCCATTGTGTACATAAAGGGCTTGACATGGGATTACTCAGTCGAAGTGCTGGTCGTTTTGGTGGTTTGCGCTATAATCGGTCTTCTCGCATTCTTTCGCTCCAGCTATCCCCTCTGGACTTGTATATTGGCATTCTTCTTGTATCCGTTTTCTCTGCTGCTGGTTCATTTCCTTCACAACTCTGTTGGTTGGGACTAACCCTTGTGGAATTGAGCTCTTCTGCCCAGTCAGATTTTTTTCGACTCTGGCTAGTTAAAAGATCCAAATCCCAATTTTTGCTAGTTTCTATTTTTGTTGCATTTATACATAAGTCTGGCTACTTGAAGATTAAAACTTATGAAAgatatttcttctttattttcataTAGCTGGATACATATCTGATATAGTATCTTATTTGTTCAAATGTTTATCTGAATTTGTCTCGGACTCTGATTGGCTATTTTTTATGATAAGTAGAAAGTATATCTTCTTTTACAAATCAaatcttcttgtttcttttttaaacCCCAAGGAGTTGGCCCGGTGATCTTGGCTGGAGACTTAAGAGTTTGCTCTCTCCTAAGTTCTTAGATTCGGTTTCCACTGCCAGCAAtgtcacgccccaaatccgGGAGCATGACCGGCCGTGTACCATGAAGCATTCAAgggacacgaagcctaattaaaaatatatatatttttggcaactttaaacaattaatgaaaaactggatattttattacaataaaatgcACGACACCAACCCAATATTTTTCTATCTCCAAATTCCACAACGAActgccaattaaaaaaaaaaatggggaagctaataaataaaaatgcggAAGCTTtttgacaatagaaaagaaataaaaatgcagacgTCCTAGAGGTCCAAACAGAAGGTCCCGACAACGCCGCAGAGTCCACTACAATGCCccatgaactaacctgaaaaataatgtggaataaatccgtcagctgacgagctcagtgagtagttaagcatgctaagggtaatacaaagtggcatactttcaacaaaagattaTTGTGGGCTTCAAAGAAATGGTTTCAAATTAATAATAGAGATCGATGGTTCAACGAATACTATCAACAAACCGAATATTGAACAAAGAGATCAACAACTCAACAAATAGTATCCACAAGATAAATAACGGATTAACGAATAGCAACAACAATAATCGAATCACCACAATAATTATATCAAACAATGAATCCAATAATATCCGAACGAcgaacaacaataacaaaagtATGAACCAAAGTGAGAACCATAATTACTAAtttccaaatgccaaatattttctcagggctttgcccgttggatccaacaTCGTACTTAAagtcaccacaggatggcgcctgggaccttttccataagccgatccggaatagggtcacagggtatttcacaagtcttttccctatccgttgagcactagagtcacagggtatttcacaagtcttttccctagtggccaaagtcaccacgatatctcacgggtcttttccttggactttaataaatatcaacacagtctatggtcccaaacacaaatagaacaacggcgagccggaggcacctgcaccaggattattctccgtgccgttgcagagtcacaataaatattatggagcaacaagaaaaatatgggcaatccaacaatcctattaatttttatcaatgaaccttgtatgccaaagggtacgacaattgccaataattatgagagcaac
The sequence above is a segment of the Rhododendron vialii isolate Sample 1 chromosome 13a, ASM3025357v1 genome. Coding sequences within it:
- the LOC131313308 gene encoding sodium/calcium exchanger NCL2-like isoform X1, coding for MANLVLCLAFLFLAFGEVQCRFLRLNSSVLVSDGVANVDHRSSILSLNGLLSSSADVCEHYYGFFPCADNIGGFLFQIVVYEYLLATGEKFLTKGSKQLFNIIGTGFFGDVFEILMVLPEMMVVLIAGLTENEEDAQSGVSVSVGVYAGSTVFCLTLQWGICVIFGRNSFKPESSTSQDSEHSTSRTSLMKEKLSLLTDSGVTTDNKTGYTAGIMLLSLIPFFIVQLSGIINTSSGSRIVVLIALIVSVSGLLAYFMYQILNPWIQERSLEYMKYENLLAGFLNHVQRHTQGRLVTNEGAPNVPVIRSLFAKVDRDGDQTVSISEVEALIEDLKSGKVDVEKEYAIAEVLKTFDLNKDGTITEGEFVEGFKKWIHEAKHLAEDGSSHSRKSLRQVVQPWIEKRKHELVKIERLMSRILKHVQNQAFEADGLVTDDGRPNVDRIKSLFEEYDSNHNKLISQSELKEVIQNIRFGKFPLDHDLVAENVMKDFDEDGDQMISEQEFVNGFTKWIHKATHIANSKDSKNFIDEFDKIAWKEVDSLMYEKEENRGIIHKLLSRDCIKSVLQIILGAAIVSFLAEPLIYSILDLSTALGLSTFYISFVIIPFALKFKMAVSAIFPASQKSLKTASLTFSEIYGGVVMNNITGLSILLAIVYIKGLTWDYSVEVLVVLVVCAIIGLLAFFRSSYPLWTCILAFFLYPFSLLLVHFLHNSVGWD
- the LOC131313308 gene encoding sodium/calcium exchanger NCL2-like isoform X2, yielding MANLVLCLAFLFLAFGEVQCRFLRLNSSVLVSDGVANVDHRSSILSLNGLLSSSADVCEHYYGFFPCADNIGGFLFQIVVYEYLLATGEKFLTKGSKQLFNIIGTGFFGDVFEILMVLPEMMVVLTGLTENEEDAQSGVSVSVGVYAGSTVFCLTLQWGICVIFGRNSFKPESSTSQDSEHSTSRTSLMKEKLSLLTDSGVTTDNKTGYTAGIMLLSLIPFFIVQLSGIINTSSGSRIVVLIALIVSVSGLLAYFMYQILNPWIQERSLEYMKYENLLAGFLNHVQRHTQGRLVTNEGAPNVPVIRSLFAKVDRDGDQTVSISEVEALIEDLKSGKVDVEKEYAIAEVLKTFDLNKDGTITEGEFVEGFKKWIHEAKHLAEDGSSHSRKSLRQVVQPWIEKRKHELVKIERLMSRILKHVQNQAFEADGLVTDDGRPNVDRIKSLFEEYDSNHNKLISQSELKEVIQNIRFGKFPLDHDLVAENVMKDFDEDGDQMISEQEFVNGFTKWIHKATHIANSKDSKNFIDEFDKIAWKEVDSLMYEKEENRGIIHKLLSRDCIKSVLQIILGAAIVSFLAEPLIYSILDLSTALGLSTFYISFVIIPFALKFKMAVSAIFPASQKSLKTASLTFSEIYGGVVMNNITGLSILLAIVYIKGLTWDYSVEVLVVLVVCAIIGLLAFFRSSYPLWTCILAFFLYPFSLLLVHFLHNSVGWD